The following proteins are co-located in the Hydractinia symbiolongicarpus strain clone_291-10 chromosome 7, HSymV2.1, whole genome shotgun sequence genome:
- the LOC130649007 gene encoding centrosomal protein of 112 kDa-like isoform X2 yields MEKDALLKEKEKMKEKMTKMNSTVEETNMKVQALETENKRLMDEYETVVRDLRKKSDEAFSEMKKERTNSAAKTAANITELESKLNQYRQTIQDMELTKKRELKEQEVAHQQAKIQLEIEEEKKMSALRKEFEKKESEYDRKIREYELLLKEKEAESRKLEYRLTEHAKETETVIEKFKKEADINANRAYQDLNAQLQQLQQSLLSAKEKIEQQKVEFARQLEEQKKKYEDQLEHYKGVSEREKMELIKKHTQEKDILHESYKNAKKEKEKQNESGEKYRQKIAHHVKQISELEAKVRDLREEVIQANALRKDQLQEVSSLRDEEKQAAKKSEESLKSKYKSQLEHERLQLQKEHSTQMEAFTEKMDGKLKDIAAEYSKKEKNDKLMINSLQLQLATVNADMLKKTNSFETNMNEVKKKNEVEKKATKENLNKIRKDLNNELETQKIKYKQLERKYRNMEVQYKEKISGCMLECEEKINGMLPVTVKKELEDTIESMRQQIVILQSRADVLQEELEEYTKISKQDFSRS; encoded by the exons ATGGAGAAAGatgcactgttaaaagagaaG GAGAagatgaaagaaaaaatgacaAAGATGAATTCAACAGTTGAAGAAACCAACATGAA AGTTCAAGCACTAGAAACAGAGAACAAACGGTTGATGGATGAATATGAAACCGTTGTGAGAGATCTAAGAAAGAAATCAGACGAAGCGTTCAGTGAAATGAAGAAGGAAAGAACGAACTCTGCGGCAAAG ACTGCAGCTAACATAACCGAACTCGAAAGCAAATTAAATCAATACCGACAAACTATTCAAGACATggaattaacaaaaaaacgGGAATTGAAG gaacAAGAAGTTGCACACCAACAAGCAAAAATACAACTCGAAATAGAAGAAGAGAAGAAG ATGAGCGCGCTTCGAAAAGAATTCGAAAAGAAAGAGTCAGAATACGACAGGAAAATTCGAGAATATGAACTGTTATTAAA GGAGAAAGAAGCAGAGAGTCGCAAACTCGAGTACAGGTTAACAGAACATGCAAAGGAAACTGAAACAGTGattgaaaagttcaaaaaagaaGCCGATATCAACGCGAACAGGGCGTATCAGGACTTAAACGCCCAA TTGCAACAATTGCAGCAGTCTTTGTTGTCCGCCAAGGAGAAAATCGAGCAACAAAAAGTCGAATTTGCGAGACAACTTGAAgaacagaaaaagaaatatgaGGATCAG ttagAACATTACAAAGGCGTAAGTGAGAGAGAAAAGATGGAGTTAATTAAAAAACATACGCAGGAGAAGGATATTCTGCATGAGAGttataaaaatgcaaaa aaagaaaaagaaaaacaaaatgaaagtgGTGAAAAATATCGACAAAAGATTGCACATCATGTGAAA caaatatcTGAATTGGAAGCAAAGGTTCGTGACCTGCGTGAAGAG gtCATCCAGGCTAATGCTCTTCGCAAGGACCAACTTCAAGAAGTCAGTTCATTAAGAGATGAGGAAAAGCAAGCTGCGAAAAAATCCGAAGAAAGTCTA AAATCAAAATATAAATCCCAGCTGGAGCACGAACGCTTACAGCTTCAGAAAGAACACAGCACGCAGATGGAGGCTTTCACTGAAAAG ATGGATGGCAAGTTAAAAGATATTGCAGCAGaatattcaaaaaaagaaaaaaatgataaattg ATGATAAACTCATTACAGCTGCAGCTGGCCACTGTCAACGCGGACATGTTAAA gaaaacaaATTCATTTGAAACAAATATGAACGAAGTGAAGAAGAAGAATGAAGTGGAGAAAAAAGCTACAAAGGAGAACTTAAACAAAATTCGTAAG GACTTAAATAATGAATTGGAaacacaaaagattaaatataaGCAATTGGAACGAAAATATAGAAATATGGAAGTCCAGTACAAAGAAAAG ATATCTGGATGTATGTTAGAATGTGAAGAGAAAATTAATGGAATGCTCCCTGTAACTGttaaaaag GAGCTGGAAGATACTATTGAATCAATGAGGCAACAGATTGTTATTCTACAATCGCGTGCAGACGTACTACAAGAAGAATTAGAAGAGTATAcgaaaatttcaaaacaagatTTTTCGAGAAGTTGA
- the LOC130649007 gene encoding centrosomal protein of 112 kDa-like isoform X1: MEKDALLKEKEKMKEKMTKMNSTVEETNMKVQALETENKRLMDEYETVVRDLRKKSDEAFSEMKKERTNSAAKTAANITELESKLNQYRQTIQDMELTKKRELKEQEVAHQQAKIQLEIEEEKKMSALRKEFEKKESEYDRKIREYELLLKEKEAESRKLEYRLTEHAKETETVIEKFKKEADINANRAYQDLNAQLQQLQQSLLSAKEKIEQQKVEFARQLEEQKKKYEDQLEHYKGVSEREKMELIKKHTQEKDILHESYKNAKDDYLKKEKEKQNESGEKYRQKIAHHVKQISELEAKVRDLREEVIQANALRKDQLQEVSSLRDEEKQAAKKSEESLKSKYKSQLEHERLQLQKEHSTQMEAFTEKMDGKLKDIAAEYSKKEKNDKLMINSLQLQLATVNADMLKKTNSFETNMNEVKKKNEVEKKATKENLNKIRKDLNNELETQKIKYKQLERKYRNMEVQYKEKISGCMLECEEKINGMLPVTVKKELEDTIESMRQQIVILQSRADVLQEELEEYTKISKQDFSRS, from the exons ATGGAGAAAGatgcactgttaaaagagaaG GAGAagatgaaagaaaaaatgacaAAGATGAATTCAACAGTTGAAGAAACCAACATGAA AGTTCAAGCACTAGAAACAGAGAACAAACGGTTGATGGATGAATATGAAACCGTTGTGAGAGATCTAAGAAAGAAATCAGACGAAGCGTTCAGTGAAATGAAGAAGGAAAGAACGAACTCTGCGGCAAAG ACTGCAGCTAACATAACCGAACTCGAAAGCAAATTAAATCAATACCGACAAACTATTCAAGACATggaattaacaaaaaaacgGGAATTGAAG gaacAAGAAGTTGCACACCAACAAGCAAAAATACAACTCGAAATAGAAGAAGAGAAGAAG ATGAGCGCGCTTCGAAAAGAATTCGAAAAGAAAGAGTCAGAATACGACAGGAAAATTCGAGAATATGAACTGTTATTAAA GGAGAAAGAAGCAGAGAGTCGCAAACTCGAGTACAGGTTAACAGAACATGCAAAGGAAACTGAAACAGTGattgaaaagttcaaaaaagaaGCCGATATCAACGCGAACAGGGCGTATCAGGACTTAAACGCCCAA TTGCAACAATTGCAGCAGTCTTTGTTGTCCGCCAAGGAGAAAATCGAGCAACAAAAAGTCGAATTTGCGAGACAACTTGAAgaacagaaaaagaaatatgaGGATCAG ttagAACATTACAAAGGCGTAAGTGAGAGAGAAAAGATGGAGTTAATTAAAAAACATACGCAGGAGAAGGATATTCTGCATGAGAGttataaaaatgcaaaa GATGattatttaaagaaagaaaaagaaaaacaaaatgaaagtgGTGAAAAATATCGACAAAAGATTGCACATCATGTGAAA caaatatcTGAATTGGAAGCAAAGGTTCGTGACCTGCGTGAAGAG gtCATCCAGGCTAATGCTCTTCGCAAGGACCAACTTCAAGAAGTCAGTTCATTAAGAGATGAGGAAAAGCAAGCTGCGAAAAAATCCGAAGAAAGTCTA AAATCAAAATATAAATCCCAGCTGGAGCACGAACGCTTACAGCTTCAGAAAGAACACAGCACGCAGATGGAGGCTTTCACTGAAAAG ATGGATGGCAAGTTAAAAGATATTGCAGCAGaatattcaaaaaaagaaaaaaatgataaattg ATGATAAACTCATTACAGCTGCAGCTGGCCACTGTCAACGCGGACATGTTAAA gaaaacaaATTCATTTGAAACAAATATGAACGAAGTGAAGAAGAAGAATGAAGTGGAGAAAAAAGCTACAAAGGAGAACTTAAACAAAATTCGTAAG GACTTAAATAATGAATTGGAaacacaaaagattaaatataaGCAATTGGAACGAAAATATAGAAATATGGAAGTCCAGTACAAAGAAAAG ATATCTGGATGTATGTTAGAATGTGAAGAGAAAATTAATGGAATGCTCCCTGTAACTGttaaaaag GAGCTGGAAGATACTATTGAATCAATGAGGCAACAGATTGTTATTCTACAATCGCGTGCAGACGTACTACAAGAAGAATTAGAAGAGTATAcgaaaatttcaaaacaagatTTTTCGAGAAGTTGA